A section of the Sebastes fasciatus isolate fSebFas1 chromosome 5, fSebFas1.pri, whole genome shotgun sequence genome encodes:
- the il23r gene encoding interleukin-23 receptor isoform X2, translating into MNLSSTFWRFIVILLCFSIKRCPLLPAGCQRFNGLGYLTVQPARLFLIGSNLTVYCHTTRCHGSWKMSLELNRETVNSWKKVDCTTMIFSLFNVRMPRSIVLCKLKNDQLSKIVNGLDLHGGLPPDKPENILCETAMSSDFINCSWERGQKTHLLTTYNISLNRESGTQVLFDQIQDAEGITIPRALTDENTTYQLNITAYNHFGASQSDPFILCVKDIVIPETPHITQIEFGNNSIAAVLQWKTSDSSERLRPDVRLRTDNSFWEVEEGTELSDGLIQVDGLRPLTEYEFEMRTCNSSSGPEHTNTLRSNSSKRSFCSKWSKSVRRRSPGKGPSQQLHVWRKFGSLGTNGVRVVTVLWKPPSPEDYSGAVQRYEIFLGKDQKQEVTCAAALSKCSVQVPAELQALSISAVTLYGTSPPADVPLRHSGDFGPVLRELAPAANGSAVFVSWSWPENKQRSTSGGEPLHYVLEWTSVPEAEPQWQTVAKDQNNTFITGLTAGVRYNISLYAVTTRGISAPSSRLVYSRELKPVSGPITSVLVHEARRIRIQWDELPVDKQKGFITKYTVYLQTLDSNSTKLNVTVSGSGPRLMWLDCPEGALALQLTASTSSGEGKLGNWICSQPESPAVDLVIVTVFIVTLLIAIIANLMCWSCVRERIKQKCISWGPAWLDETLPKPGNSNAIRLLEYGSELSFSSIDSDPPLSPISFISQEERDDVYPNIHLEISRIGLGPTEATVETTPLLTSHPGTMLVDGQLEDVGYKPQIASLAPPGGEEVKETEEEQRDVPSSGEEDRCALGLLGGFLSSVEVDFTDPPLGPTLSSVGGLLWPKTPETTSVLNQGFLLGRMGTENNVRADSPSLDLQQGEIMTPDSADTCLSQYTVETLTGGYFPQTAALSSDT; encoded by the exons ATGAATCTCTCCTCGACCTTTTGGAGATTCATTGTTATACTTCTCTGTTTTTCCATCAAGC GTTGCCCGCTGCTTCCTGCTGGCTGCCAGCGCTTCAATGGCCTCGGCTATCTGACAGTTCAACCAGCTCGGCTCTTCCTCATCGGTTCAAACCTGACGGTGTACTGCCACACCACACGATGTCATGGGAG TTGGAAAATGTCCCTGGAGCTGAACCGTGAGACTGTGAATTCTTGGAAAAAAGTCGACTGCACCACGATGATATTCAGTCTGTTCAACGTCCGGATGCCGCGATCTATCGTGCTCTGCAAGCTGAAGAATGACCAGCTGTCTAAGATTGTCAATGGACTGGACCTACACGGCGGAC TCCCTCCAGATAAACCTGAAAATATTCTGTGTGAAACAGCAATGAGCTCAGATTTTATAAACTGCTCCtgggagagaggacagaaaacTCACCTCCTTACTACCTACAACATTTCACTCAACAG AGAAAGTGGGACCCAGGTGCTGTTCGATCAGATCCAGGATGCTGAAGGAATCACCATACCCCGAGCACTGACGGATGAAAACACTACATACCAGCTGAACATCACTGCTTACAACCACTTCGGAGCATCGCAATctgatccattcatcctctgcGTAAAGGATATAG TGATACCGGAGACGCCTCATATCACGCAGATAGAGTTTGGGAATAACTCCATAGCAGCAGTGTTGCAGTGGAAAACCTCTGACTCCTCAGAGCGTCTCAGACCCGATGTCAGGCTTCGCACAGATAACAGCTTCTGG GAAGTGGAAGAGGGAACAGAACTCAGTGATGGTCTGATACAAGTGGACGGACTGAGGCCTCTGACTGAATATGAGTTCGAGATGAGAACATGTAACTCGTCGTCAGGACCGGAGCATACCAACACGCTGAGGTCAAACTCCAGCAAAAGGTCATTCTGCAGCAAATGGAGCAAATCTGTGAGGAGGAGAAGTCCTGGAAAAG GTCCATCTCAGCAGCTGCACGTGTGGAGGAAGTTCGGCAGCTTGGGGACAAATGGGGTGCGCGTGGTGACTGTTTTGTGGAAG CCTCCGTCTCCAGAGGATTACAGTGGTGCGGTGCAACGGTACGAGATCTTTCTGGGTAAAGAccagaaacaggaagtgacgtGTGCTGCTGCTTTGAGCAAGTGTTCAGTTCAGGTACCAGCGGAGCTCCAGGCGCTCAGCATCAGTGCCGTCACCTTGTATGGAACGTCTCCACCGGCTGATGTGCCACTCAGACACTCAG GTGATTTTGGACCTGTTTTGAGAGAGCTGGCTCCTGCAGCTAATGGCAGTGCTGTGTTCGTCTCCTGGTCGTGGCCGGAAAACAAACAGCGGTCAACATCTGGAGGAGAACCACTGCACTATGTGTTGGAATGGACAAGTGTTCCTGAGGCAGAGCCGCAGTGGCAAACGGTTGCTAAAGATCAAAACAACACTTTCATCACAg GTCTGACTGCAGGTGTGAGGTACAACATCTCTCTGTATGCTGTGACCACCAGAGGCATCAGCGCTCCATCATCCCGTCTGGTCTACTCCAGAGAACTGA AGCCGGTGTCTGGTCCCATCACGTCAGTACTGGTCCATGAAGCCAGACGGATCCGGATCCAGTGGGACGAGCTGCCTGTAGACAAGCAGAAAGGTTTCATCACAAAATACACCGTCTATCTGCAGACGCTGGACTCCAACAGCACAAAACTCAATG TGACGGTGTCAGGCTCCGGTCCCAGACTGATGTGGCTGGACTGTCCTGAAGGAGCTCTGGCTCTGCAGCTGACTGCATCCACCTCATCAGGAGAAGGGAAGCTGGGGAACTGGATCTGCTCTCAGCCCGAAAGCCCTGCAG TTGACCTGGTGATTGTGACTGTTTTCATTGTTACCCTCTTGATAGCGATCATAGCCAACCTGATGTGCTGGAGTTGTGTGAGGGAAAG gatcaaacagaaatgtataTCCTGGGGACCTGCCTGGCTCGATGAAACCTTACCAAAACCAGGAAACAGTAATGCCATCAGACTACTGGAG TACGGAAGCGAATTGTCCTTCTCGTCCATCGACAGCGACCCTCCGCTGTCCCCCATCAGTTTTATCTcccaggaggagagagatgacgTGTACCCCAACATCCACCTCGAAATATCCCGAATTGGATTGGGACCCACAGAAGCCACAGTGGAGACGACACCTTTGCTAACGTCACATCCCGGGACGATGCTTGTTGACGGCCAGCTGGAAGATGTCGGCTACAAACCCCAGATTGCTTCGTTGGCTCCAccaggaggagaggaagtgaaGGAGACAGAAGAAGAGCAGAGGGACGTACCATCGAGTGGGGAGGAAGACCGATGTGCATTAGGATTACTGGGAGGCTTTCTGTCCAGTGTGGAGGTGGATTTCACTGATCCACCTCTGGGGCCGACCCTCAGCTCTGTTGGCGGTCTTTTGTGGCCTAAAACTCCCGAAACAACCAGTGTCTTGAATCAAGGCTTCTTACTGGGAAGGATGGGAACTGAGAACAATGTGAGAGCAGACTCACCCTCTCTGGATTTACAACAAGGTGAAATAATGACTCCTGACTCAGCGGATACTTGTTTATCTCAGTATACAGTTGAGACACTTACTGGTGGTTATTTCCCCCAAACAGCAGCTCTGAGCAGCGATACGTGA
- the il23r gene encoding interleukin-23 receptor isoform X1 — protein MNLSSTFWRFIVILLCFSIKRCPLLPAGCQRFNGLGYLTVQPARLFLIGSNLTVYCHTTRCHGSWKMSLELNRETVNSWKKVDCTTMIFSLFNVRMPRSIVLCKLKNDQLSKIVNGLDLHGGLPPDKPENILCETAMSSDFINCSWERGQKTHLLTTYNISLNRESGTQVLFDQIQDAEGITIPRALTDENTTYQLNITAYNHFGASQSDPFILCVKDIVIPETPHITQIEFGNNSIAAVLQWKTSDSSERLRPDVRLRTDNSFWEVEEGTELSDGLIQVDGLRPLTEYEFEMRTCNSSSGPEHTNTLRSNSSKRSFCSKWSKSVRRRSPGKGPSQQLHVWRKFGSLGTNGVRVVTVLWKPPSPEDYSGAVQRYEIFLGKDQKQEVTCAAALSKCSVQVPAELQALSISAVTLYGTSPPADVPLRHSGDFGPVLRELAPAANGSAVFVSWSWPENKQRSTSGGEPLHYVLEWTSVPEAEPQWQTVAKDQNNTFITGLTAGVRYNISLYAVTTRGISAPSSRLVYSRELKPVSGPITSVLVHEARRIRIQWDELPVDKQKGFITKYTVYLQTLDSNSTKLNVTVSGSGPRLMWLDCPEGALALQLTASTSSGEGKLGNWICSQPESPAVDLVIVTVFIVTLLIAIIANLMCWSCVRERIKQKCISWGPAWLDETLPKPGNSNAIRLLEQYGSELSFSSIDSDPPLSPISFISQEERDDVYPNIHLEISRIGLGPTEATVETTPLLTSHPGTMLVDGQLEDVGYKPQIASLAPPGGEEVKETEEEQRDVPSSGEEDRCALGLLGGFLSSVEVDFTDPPLGPTLSSVGGLLWPKTPETTSVLNQGFLLGRMGTENNVRADSPSLDLQQGEIMTPDSADTCLSQYTVETLTGGYFPQTAALSSDT, from the exons ATGAATCTCTCCTCGACCTTTTGGAGATTCATTGTTATACTTCTCTGTTTTTCCATCAAGC GTTGCCCGCTGCTTCCTGCTGGCTGCCAGCGCTTCAATGGCCTCGGCTATCTGACAGTTCAACCAGCTCGGCTCTTCCTCATCGGTTCAAACCTGACGGTGTACTGCCACACCACACGATGTCATGGGAG TTGGAAAATGTCCCTGGAGCTGAACCGTGAGACTGTGAATTCTTGGAAAAAAGTCGACTGCACCACGATGATATTCAGTCTGTTCAACGTCCGGATGCCGCGATCTATCGTGCTCTGCAAGCTGAAGAATGACCAGCTGTCTAAGATTGTCAATGGACTGGACCTACACGGCGGAC TCCCTCCAGATAAACCTGAAAATATTCTGTGTGAAACAGCAATGAGCTCAGATTTTATAAACTGCTCCtgggagagaggacagaaaacTCACCTCCTTACTACCTACAACATTTCACTCAACAG AGAAAGTGGGACCCAGGTGCTGTTCGATCAGATCCAGGATGCTGAAGGAATCACCATACCCCGAGCACTGACGGATGAAAACACTACATACCAGCTGAACATCACTGCTTACAACCACTTCGGAGCATCGCAATctgatccattcatcctctgcGTAAAGGATATAG TGATACCGGAGACGCCTCATATCACGCAGATAGAGTTTGGGAATAACTCCATAGCAGCAGTGTTGCAGTGGAAAACCTCTGACTCCTCAGAGCGTCTCAGACCCGATGTCAGGCTTCGCACAGATAACAGCTTCTGG GAAGTGGAAGAGGGAACAGAACTCAGTGATGGTCTGATACAAGTGGACGGACTGAGGCCTCTGACTGAATATGAGTTCGAGATGAGAACATGTAACTCGTCGTCAGGACCGGAGCATACCAACACGCTGAGGTCAAACTCCAGCAAAAGGTCATTCTGCAGCAAATGGAGCAAATCTGTGAGGAGGAGAAGTCCTGGAAAAG GTCCATCTCAGCAGCTGCACGTGTGGAGGAAGTTCGGCAGCTTGGGGACAAATGGGGTGCGCGTGGTGACTGTTTTGTGGAAG CCTCCGTCTCCAGAGGATTACAGTGGTGCGGTGCAACGGTACGAGATCTTTCTGGGTAAAGAccagaaacaggaagtgacgtGTGCTGCTGCTTTGAGCAAGTGTTCAGTTCAGGTACCAGCGGAGCTCCAGGCGCTCAGCATCAGTGCCGTCACCTTGTATGGAACGTCTCCACCGGCTGATGTGCCACTCAGACACTCAG GTGATTTTGGACCTGTTTTGAGAGAGCTGGCTCCTGCAGCTAATGGCAGTGCTGTGTTCGTCTCCTGGTCGTGGCCGGAAAACAAACAGCGGTCAACATCTGGAGGAGAACCACTGCACTATGTGTTGGAATGGACAAGTGTTCCTGAGGCAGAGCCGCAGTGGCAAACGGTTGCTAAAGATCAAAACAACACTTTCATCACAg GTCTGACTGCAGGTGTGAGGTACAACATCTCTCTGTATGCTGTGACCACCAGAGGCATCAGCGCTCCATCATCCCGTCTGGTCTACTCCAGAGAACTGA AGCCGGTGTCTGGTCCCATCACGTCAGTACTGGTCCATGAAGCCAGACGGATCCGGATCCAGTGGGACGAGCTGCCTGTAGACAAGCAGAAAGGTTTCATCACAAAATACACCGTCTATCTGCAGACGCTGGACTCCAACAGCACAAAACTCAATG TGACGGTGTCAGGCTCCGGTCCCAGACTGATGTGGCTGGACTGTCCTGAAGGAGCTCTGGCTCTGCAGCTGACTGCATCCACCTCATCAGGAGAAGGGAAGCTGGGGAACTGGATCTGCTCTCAGCCCGAAAGCCCTGCAG TTGACCTGGTGATTGTGACTGTTTTCATTGTTACCCTCTTGATAGCGATCATAGCCAACCTGATGTGCTGGAGTTGTGTGAGGGAAAG gatcaaacagaaatgtataTCCTGGGGACCTGCCTGGCTCGATGAAACCTTACCAAAACCAGGAAACAGTAATGCCATCAGACTACTGGAG CAGTACGGAAGCGAATTGTCCTTCTCGTCCATCGACAGCGACCCTCCGCTGTCCCCCATCAGTTTTATCTcccaggaggagagagatgacgTGTACCCCAACATCCACCTCGAAATATCCCGAATTGGATTGGGACCCACAGAAGCCACAGTGGAGACGACACCTTTGCTAACGTCACATCCCGGGACGATGCTTGTTGACGGCCAGCTGGAAGATGTCGGCTACAAACCCCAGATTGCTTCGTTGGCTCCAccaggaggagaggaagtgaaGGAGACAGAAGAAGAGCAGAGGGACGTACCATCGAGTGGGGAGGAAGACCGATGTGCATTAGGATTACTGGGAGGCTTTCTGTCCAGTGTGGAGGTGGATTTCACTGATCCACCTCTGGGGCCGACCCTCAGCTCTGTTGGCGGTCTTTTGTGGCCTAAAACTCCCGAAACAACCAGTGTCTTGAATCAAGGCTTCTTACTGGGAAGGATGGGAACTGAGAACAATGTGAGAGCAGACTCACCCTCTCTGGATTTACAACAAGGTGAAATAATGACTCCTGACTCAGCGGATACTTGTTTATCTCAGTATACAGTTGAGACACTTACTGGTGGTTATTTCCCCCAAACAGCAGCTCTGAGCAGCGATACGTGA